The Candidatus Methylomirabilota bacterium genome segment CGGCGCGTCGAGGCTCTGGGTCCGCAGGCCGGCCTCGACGTGGACGAAGGGCACGCGTCGGTAAAAAGCCGCGAGGGCGGCGGCGAGCACGGTCGTCGTGTCGCCTTGCGCGACCACGCAGTCCGGGTTGGTCTTGGCCAGGATCCCGTCTATCGCGGTGAGACCGCGGGCCGTCAGGTCCGCCAGCGTCTGGTTCGGTCGCATGAGGTCAAGATCGTACGTCGGCCGGATCTGAAAGTATGCGACGACCTGGTCGAGCATTTCCCGATGTTGGCCGGAGAGACAAACGACGGTGTCGACGTCTTCGGCCCGCCGCTGACACTCATGGACGATCGGCGCCATCTTGATGGCTTCCGGCCGGGTCCCGAAGAGCAGGAGCGGCACGAGCTTACGCATTGTGTTTCGGCACGCTGCGTCTCGAATACAGCGGAAACGAACGGCGAGTCAAGGCCTAAATCCTCGCCGCAGATCGCCCTTGACACCGCCTGGAGCCGGTCTTAGAGTCACGCACACTTCTCCCCAGCCTTCGCACGGGGTCAACGCCGATCCACAGCGGAAGGAGCGGGCACATGGCCAAGCTGCTCATCAACGGCAAGTCCCGAACCGTCGACGTCCCACCTGATACGCCGCTGCTCTGGGTGATCCGGGAACACCTCAAGCTCACCGGCACGAAGTTCGGCTGCGGCATGGCGCAGTGCGGCGCGTGTACCGTGCACCTCGACGGCACCGCGGTGCGCTCGTGCCAGACGCCCGTCTCGACGGCCGAGGGCAAGAAGATCACGACGATCGAAGGACTGCACCCCGAGGGCAAGCACCCGCTGCAGCTCGCCTGGATCGCCGAGCAGGTGCCGCAGTGCGGGTACTGCCAGTCGGGGCAGATCATGCAGGCGGCCTCGCTCCTGGCGAAGAACCCCAAGCCGACCGACGACGAGATTGTGGCGGCCATGTCGGGCAACATCTGCCGTTGCGCCACGTACGTGCGCATCAAGCGCGCGATCAAGCGCGCCGCGCAGGGGGCATAGCCATGACCACCGAGCTGAACCGCCGGGACTTTCTGAAGACCAGCGCCGCGACGGGAGTGGGCATGACCCTCTGGTTCACCTTCGGCGACGGCCTGGGTCTCGCATCGGGAGCGTCGGCGTTCGAGCCGAACGCGTCGATGACGATCAGGCCGGACGGGCTGGTCACCGTCCACATCACCAAGGCCGAGATGGGGCAGGGCGTCGGGACCGCGCTCGCGCAGATCGTCGCCGAGGAGCTCGAGGCGGACTGGAAGGACATCCGCGTCGACTACCCGACCAGCGACCCGAAGTACGGCCTGATGATCACGGGCGGGAGCTGGAGCGTCAACTGGACGTTCGACACGCTCTCGCGCGCGGGCGCCGCGGCGCGCATGGCGCTGGTGGACGCGGCCGCGCAGTACTGGAAGGCTCCGGCAGAGGAGTGCGCGGCGTCGCGCAGCGTGGTGCGCCACCTCCCCACCGGGCGCTCGATCTCCTACGGCGACATCGTCGCCAAGGCGCCGATCACGAAGAAGTTCTCCGAGGACGACCTGAAGAAGATCACGCTCAAGAAGCCGAGCGAGTACAGGGTCGTCGGCCAGTGGACGCAGCGCCTCGACATTCCGGAGAAGACGAACGGCCGGGCGAAGTTCGGCATCGACGCGTTCGTCGCAAACATGGTCTACGCCAAGACCGCCTACCCGCCGACGCGGGAGGGCGGCAAGCACACCGCCGTCGACGACTCACAGGCCAGGAAGGTGAAGGGCTGGGTCAAGACCATCGTCAACGACCAGCTCGTAGCCGTCGTCGCGACCTCCTACGAGTCGGCGGTGAAGGCGCGCGACGCGCTCAAGATCACCTGGGCCCCGGGGCCGAACACCGGGGTCAGCACCGAGTCGATCTTCAGGGACTTCGCCGCGAAGGCCAAGGATGGCGCGGGCGCCATCGAGTGGAGCAAGGCCGGCGACGTCAAGGCGGGTCTCGCCGGCGCCGCGCGCGTGTACGAGGCGACGTACACGACTGACTACGTTGCCCACATGCAGCTCGAGCCCATGAACTGCGTCGCGCGGTTCGAGGGCGGCGTCTACGATCTCTACACCGGCAGCCAGTTCCAGACGCTGGCCATGGGCACGCTGGCCGCCGTGCTCAAGACGGATCAGAAGAACATCCGGATCCACCAGCACTACCTGGGGGGCGGCTTCGGCCGGCGTCTCGACGCCGACATCATCCTCGAGGCGGCGATCATCGCGCGCGAGGCGGGACGGCCGGTCAAGCTGATCCGCTCGCGCGAGGAGGACCTCCGCCGCGACTTCTATCGCTCCGCGACACTCCAGACGCTCCGCGGGGGCCTCGACGCCTCGGGCAAGATCACCGCGTGGGACAACGTCATCGTCGCCTCGCATCCTGGGACCCGCTGGGGCCCGGACTTCGTCAACAAGCAGGGGCTCGACGACTTCGCTCTCAACGGGGCCGACCACGTGTACTCGATCCCCAACCAGTCCGTTCGCGCGATCCGCACCGAGACCGGCATCTCCGTCGGCTATGTGCGCGCCGTCGCGCCGAATTACACGTTCTTCGCCGTCGAGACGTTCATCGACGAGCTGGCGAGCCTGTCGAAGACCGACCCGCTGGCCTTCCGCCTGTCGATGCTGGGGGACCAGCCGCGCCTGGCCAACGTGCTCCGGATCGCCGCCCAGCGCGCCGGCTGGGGCACCCCGCTGCCGCCGAACGTTGGCCGCGGGCTCGCGTGTGTCTCAGCGCAGGAGAAGAAGACGCCGACCTGGACGGCGTCGGTCGTGCAGGCGCGCGTGGATCCGGCGACGGGCAGGGTGCGCGTCGAGAAGATCATCTGCGCGGTGGACTGCGGCATCGTCGTGAACCCGGACGGCGTCCGGTCCCAGGTCGAGGGCTCGCTCCTCTTCGGCCTAAGCAACGCGCTCAAAGAACGCGGCACCGTCGCCAACGGCGCCCTCGTCCAGAGCAACTTCCACGATTACCAGGTCCTCCGCATGAACGAGGTGCCCGACGTCGTCGAGGTGAACGTAGTGCAGAGCGCGGAGTACCCAACCGGCGTCGGCGAGCCCGGCGTGACGACCATCGCGCCCGCGCTCTCCAACGCGATCTTCGCCGCGACGGGGGCGCGCGTTCGCAGCGTGCCGCTCCTGCCCGAGCGCGTGCTGAAGGCGATCAGCGACAAGGCGTAGCGGTCTCTCACACGGCGGCCGGCCGGCGAACCATGTCGGCCGGCCGCCGTCGGTTTCCTTGCCGATTCACCGCGTGATGGGTCCTCCAAGGAGGAGAGCGTGGCCAAGAGCGTCGTCACCGCCGAGCGGTTCGCCAAGGGAATGACCTTCGACGAGTACGTCAGGTACGCGGGCAGCGCCGAGAATCTCGCCCGCGAGGCTTTTGGCAGCTATTTCCCCGACGGCGGAGCCCGCGGCGCGCCGCGCAAGGACAACAGCGCGGTGTTCCGCGAGCGCTATGCCAAGGCGCGCCTCAGCGACGAGCAGGCGGCCGCCATCAAGTGGCTTGTCGCGCAGCCCAACGGGCCGGCGAAGATCCTCGTGATCTCCGAAGACTGGTCGTCGGATTGCCGCCGCGACGTGCCCGTTCTGGCGCGGCTCGCCGAGGCGGGCGGGATGGAGCTGCGCATTTTCAACCGCGACGGAAAGAAGGTCCTGGCGACCCGGCGTCCTGATCCCGCCGCCGCCCCCGACGGGAACCACGACCTCATGCTCGAGTTCACGAACAAGAAGAACGGCGGGGAGTGGGCGTCGGTGCCGGTCGCGGTGGTCTACACGAAGGATTTCCAGGAGCTCTGCCGCTACATCGAGTATCCGGCCATCTACGACAAGGACCGCATCCGCGGCAGCCAGCAGTCGGCGCGACCCGGCGAGACGGAGGCCCAGACGAAGGAGCGCGGCATGCGGGAGTTCGCGGCCCTGCAGGCAT includes the following:
- a CDS encoding (2Fe-2S)-binding protein, producing MAKLLINGKSRTVDVPPDTPLLWVIREHLKLTGTKFGCGMAQCGACTVHLDGTAVRSCQTPVSTAEGKKITTIEGLHPEGKHPLQLAWIAEQVPQCGYCQSGQIMQAASLLAKNPKPTDDEIVAAMSGNICRCATYVRIKRAIKRAAQGA
- a CDS encoding molybdopterin cofactor-binding domain-containing protein — protein: MTTELNRRDFLKTSAATGVGMTLWFTFGDGLGLASGASAFEPNASMTIRPDGLVTVHITKAEMGQGVGTALAQIVAEELEADWKDIRVDYPTSDPKYGLMITGGSWSVNWTFDTLSRAGAAARMALVDAAAQYWKAPAEECAASRSVVRHLPTGRSISYGDIVAKAPITKKFSEDDLKKITLKKPSEYRVVGQWTQRLDIPEKTNGRAKFGIDAFVANMVYAKTAYPPTREGGKHTAVDDSQARKVKGWVKTIVNDQLVAVVATSYESAVKARDALKITWAPGPNTGVSTESIFRDFAAKAKDGAGAIEWSKAGDVKAGLAGAARVYEATYTTDYVAHMQLEPMNCVARFEGGVYDLYTGSQFQTLAMGTLAAVLKTDQKNIRIHQHYLGGGFGRRLDADIILEAAIIAREAGRPVKLIRSREEDLRRDFYRSATLQTLRGGLDASGKITAWDNVIVASHPGTRWGPDFVNKQGLDDFALNGADHVYSIPNQSVRAIRTETGISVGYVRAVAPNYTFFAVETFIDELASLSKTDPLAFRLSMLGDQPRLANVLRIAAQRAGWGTPLPPNVGRGLACVSAQEKKTPTWTASVVQARVDPATGRVRVEKIICAVDCGIVVNPDGVRSQVEGSLLFGLSNALKERGTVANGALVQSNFHDYQVLRMNEVPDVVEVNVVQSAEYPTGVGEPGVTTIAPALSNAIFAATGARVRSVPLLPERVLKAISDKA
- a CDS encoding thioredoxin family protein, producing MAKSVVTAERFAKGMTFDEYVRYAGSAENLAREAFGSYFPDGGARGAPRKDNSAVFRERYAKARLSDEQAAAIKWLVAQPNGPAKILVISEDWSSDCRRDVPVLARLAEAGGMELRIFNRDGKKVLATRRPDPAAAPDGNHDLMLEFTNKKNGGEWASVPVAVVYTKDFQELCRYIEYPAIYDKDRIRGSQQSARPGETEAQTKERGMREFAALQASPFFDLWASAAIGEIISALHERLVAGEK